The Halobellus sp. MBLA0158 genome has a window encoding:
- a CDS encoding uracil-DNA glycosylase yields MTDDGNGTKSGDPDPLFPEDRHVLEADCARCPDLVACREQISWGTGDRDAAVLAVGEAPGAGAPDAETWRGGNWTGRAYTTRHSGRRIRKLLTDAGHPDAYVTNAVKCFPCDGAGSNREPTADERANCRAHLERELDTVDPAVVVATGKHATTSVLALDGRELDGFIDSILEPIDLESADATLLPILHPSYQDVWRARLGYDDGEYRDAVCEAIRNAVGERA; encoded by the coding sequence ATGACCGACGACGGGAACGGGACCAAAAGCGGTGATCCGGACCCGCTGTTTCCCGAGGACCGACACGTCCTCGAAGCCGACTGCGCGCGCTGTCCCGACCTGGTGGCGTGCCGCGAGCAAATCTCGTGGGGCACCGGCGACCGCGACGCCGCGGTGCTGGCGGTCGGCGAGGCGCCGGGCGCGGGCGCTCCCGACGCCGAGACCTGGCGCGGCGGCAACTGGACCGGTCGGGCGTACACGACCCGCCACTCGGGGCGCCGCATTCGGAAACTGCTCACGGACGCCGGCCACCCCGACGCGTACGTCACGAACGCCGTCAAGTGCTTCCCGTGCGACGGCGCGGGGTCGAACCGCGAGCCCACCGCCGACGAGCGGGCGAACTGCCGGGCTCACCTCGAACGCGAACTCGACACCGTCGATCCGGCTGTCGTCGTCGCGACCGGAAAGCACGCGACGACGAGCGTGCTGGCGCTCGACGGCCGCGAATTAGATGGGTTTATCGACTCGATCCTGGAGCCGATCGATCTCGAATCGGCGGACGCGACGCTGCTGCCGATCCTACATCCCTCGTACCAAGACGTCTGGCGCGCCCGCCTCGGCTACGACGACGGCGAGTATCGGGACGCGGTCTGCGAGGCGATCCGGAACGCGGTCGGCGAACGGGCGTGA
- a CDS encoding DUF7858 family protein: MSLSDIAAGLELTTAQVDRGVATVDDTGVDRDARLRAYEDELPCSAVAAGEVLDGYESGGSVGDAAGAAAVAEVTAAKLLHRCGFEGVTPLAPTARRVLRDWLDGRIARADALELTGASEAEFALAAYVETHEPIPELAEAVRRDASAPIAGDALVSKRDALAETMSAGGDLR, encoded by the coding sequence ATGAGTCTGTCGGACATCGCGGCGGGACTGGAACTGACGACGGCGCAGGTCGACCGCGGCGTGGCGACCGTCGACGACACGGGCGTCGACCGCGACGCCCGCCTCCGCGCGTACGAGGACGAGCTGCCGTGCTCGGCCGTCGCGGCGGGGGAGGTTCTCGACGGCTACGAGTCGGGCGGCAGCGTCGGCGACGCGGCCGGGGCGGCCGCGGTCGCGGAGGTCACGGCCGCGAAGCTCCTCCACCGCTGCGGCTTCGAGGGCGTGACGCCGCTCGCTCCGACGGCCCGCCGCGTGCTCCGCGACTGGCTCGACGGCCGCATCGCGCGGGCGGACGCGCTGGAACTCACCGGCGCCAGCGAGGCGGAGTTCGCGCTCGCGGCGTACGTTGAGACCCACGAACCGATCCCCGAACTCGCCGAGGCGGTCCGCCGGGACGCGTCGGCGCCGATCGCCGGCGACGCCCTCGTCTCGAAGCGCGACGCCCTGGCGGAGACGATGAGCGCCGGCGGCGACCTCCGGTAG
- a CDS encoding HVO_0234 family beta-propeller protein: MPTIDEKRVYTDNAGTETVYLATGLGVVAVAVSDDLIGEFGIAHRCAARDVATAGSLVAVATDEAVFLADRSESDAGDAEGGSTVVAAEGLSFAETGFGPATAVGFDDGSLVAGDGAGRVARLTDPTPDTAAEDGWTDLGTAGSVRAIDGGLVAAADGVYRLGSSSLTHTGLDDARDVDAEPLVATGAGLYKLGNGWMDVLDGAVDAVDAAGERAQAVRDGELYVRTAAGATQEWRAEELPVDEPVAAVAHGIDASYAVTEHGTFAVRLPDGEWRYRGVGVRDVVAAAV, encoded by the coding sequence ATGCCCACCATCGACGAGAAGCGCGTGTACACGGACAACGCGGGGACCGAGACCGTCTACCTCGCGACGGGCCTGGGCGTCGTCGCCGTCGCCGTCTCCGACGACCTGATCGGGGAGTTCGGGATCGCCCATCGGTGTGCGGCGCGCGACGTCGCGACCGCGGGTTCGCTCGTCGCGGTCGCGACAGACGAGGCCGTCTTCCTCGCCGACCGGAGCGAGAGCGACGCCGGGGACGCCGAGGGCGGCTCCACCGTCGTCGCCGCCGAGGGGCTCTCCTTCGCCGAGACCGGTTTCGGTCCGGCGACGGCGGTCGGCTTCGACGACGGCTCGCTCGTCGCCGGCGACGGGGCCGGGCGGGTCGCGCGGCTGACGGACCCAACCCCCGACACCGCGGCCGAGGACGGGTGGACCGACCTCGGGACGGCGGGCTCGGTGCGCGCCATCGACGGCGGCCTCGTCGCCGCCGCCGACGGCGTCTACCGGCTCGGGTCGTCGTCGCTCACCCATACCGGCCTCGACGACGCGCGCGACGTCGACGCCGAGCCGCTCGTCGCGACGGGAGCGGGGCTCTACAAGCTCGGCAACGGCTGGATGGATGTCCTCGACGGGGCGGTCGACGCCGTCGACGCGGCGGGCGAGCGCGCGCAGGCCGTCCGGGATGGCGAGCTCTACGTCCGGACCGCCGCGGGCGCGACCCAGGAGTGGCGCGCCGAGGAGCTCCCGGTCGACGAGCCGGTCGCGGCCGTGGCCCACGGCATCGACGCCTCCTACGCCGTCACCGAGCACGGGACGTTCGCGGTGCGACTGCCGGACGGCGAGTGGCGCTACCGCGGCGTGGGCGTCCGCGACGTCGTGGCCGCCGCGGTGTAG
- a CDS encoding HIT family protein → MSDDPTIFEQIIDGDIPGRIVYETETVAAFLDANPLAPGHTLVVPKEPYERLDELPDDVAADVWAAVQELTPRIEDAVDADATTVGVNNGPAAGQEVPHVHVHVVPRFEGDGGGPIHAVAGSRPNLSDAEMDEIAADIEASD, encoded by the coding sequence ATGAGCGACGATCCGACCATCTTCGAGCAGATCATCGACGGCGACATCCCCGGGCGCATCGTCTACGAGACCGAGACGGTCGCGGCCTTCCTCGACGCCAACCCCCTCGCGCCCGGCCACACCCTCGTCGTCCCGAAAGAGCCCTACGAGCGCCTCGACGAGCTGCCCGACGACGTCGCCGCGGACGTCTGGGCCGCCGTTCAGGAGCTGACGCCGCGGATCGAAGACGCCGTCGACGCCGACGCGACGACCGTCGGGGTCAACAACGGCCCGGCGGCGGGCCAGGAGGTCCCGCACGTCCACGTCCACGTCGTGCCGCGGTTCGAGGGCGACGGCGGCGGGCCGATCCACGCCGTCGCCGGGTCGCGGCCGAACCTCTCCGACGCGGAGATGGACGAGATCGCGGCGGACATCGAAGCGAGCGACTGA
- a CDS encoding ribose-phosphate diphosphokinase — protein sequence MIVPGGSSQALAAALSAELGEPLAAVTYDRFPDGETYAAVPEFDAERAVVVATTDSNDAWVELLQLQDAVREAGASEVVTVLPYMGYARQDRAFEDGGPVSARAMARAVSTGTDRVVLVNPHETSISDFFDVHVTVCDAAGRLAEPLPGDLTDPLFLAPDAGAIDLAESACAAYGRGETDYFEKTRHSGTDVEITPSDADARGRDVVIVDDIVATGSTMSEAIAHLNDGGSERVFATCVHPLLARSARTKLERAGVERIVGTDTIERDVSAVSVAPVVASAVDAVEVA from the coding sequence ATGATCGTACCCGGCGGATCCTCGCAGGCCCTCGCGGCGGCGCTCTCGGCGGAGCTGGGCGAGCCGCTCGCGGCCGTGACCTACGACCGCTTCCCCGACGGCGAGACGTACGCCGCCGTGCCCGAGTTCGATGCCGAGCGCGCGGTGGTGGTCGCGACGACCGACTCGAACGACGCGTGGGTCGAACTGCTCCAGCTCCAGGACGCCGTCCGCGAGGCCGGCGCGAGCGAGGTCGTGACCGTGCTCCCGTATATGGGCTACGCGCGGCAGGACCGCGCGTTCGAGGACGGCGGTCCCGTCTCGGCGCGGGCGATGGCGCGGGCGGTCTCGACGGGCACCGACCGCGTCGTGCTCGTGAATCCGCACGAGACCTCGATTTCGGACTTCTTCGACGTCCACGTCACCGTCTGCGACGCCGCCGGGCGCCTGGCCGAACCCCTCCCCGGGGATCTGACCGACCCGCTCTTCCTCGCGCCCGACGCCGGCGCAATCGACCTCGCGGAGTCGGCGTGTGCGGCCTACGGGCGCGGCGAGACCGACTACTTCGAGAAGACGCGCCACTCCGGGACCGACGTCGAGATCACTCCGAGCGACGCCGACGCCCGAGGGCGGGACGTCGTGATCGTCGACGACATCGTCGCGACCGGGTCGACGATGAGCGAGGCCATCGCGCACCTGAACGACGGCGGATCCGAGCGGGTCTTCGCGACCTGCGTCCACCCGCTCTTGGCCCGGAGCGCCCGCACGAAACTGGAGCGCGCCGGCGTCGAGCGGATCGTCGGCACCGACACGATCGAGCGGGACGTCAGTGCCGTCTCGGTCGCGCCGGTCGTCGCCAGCGCGGTCGACGCCGTCGAAGTCGCCTAA
- a CDS encoding AAA family ATPase → MSDTDRGTASVVAFAGATGGAGTTRTVVEVAAALAADGREVCVVDAAYATQGLGEYLDGRLAPDVTALVTDERDADLGAGLVEMDLGVSGRVAAAPANAPFERLARAKTVEAAEALEARIETAAARFDHVLLDVPPIAANQAVAAVNAADRIAVVAPGSDRGTEAVQRTHERLADVGAEASLVVAVRGDGVGDLSIPATKATDAAAAPACLGATGAFATAIERVAAAAVGEEIVVPEADSGFLGTVGEYVGR, encoded by the coding sequence ATGTCAGACACAGACCGCGGGACGGCGTCCGTCGTCGCGTTCGCGGGTGCGACGGGCGGCGCGGGCACGACGCGGACGGTCGTCGAAGTCGCCGCCGCGCTCGCGGCCGACGGGCGCGAAGTGTGCGTCGTCGACGCCGCCTACGCGACCCAGGGCCTCGGCGAGTACCTCGACGGACGGCTCGCGCCCGACGTGACCGCGCTCGTGACCGACGAGCGCGACGCCGACCTCGGCGCCGGACTGGTCGAGATGGACCTCGGCGTCTCCGGGCGGGTGGCTGCCGCGCCGGCGAACGCGCCCTTCGAGCGGCTCGCCCGGGCGAAGACTGTCGAGGCCGCCGAGGCCCTCGAAGCGCGGATCGAGACGGCGGCCGCGCGGTTCGATCACGTCCTCCTCGACGTCCCGCCGATCGCGGCGAACCAGGCCGTCGCCGCGGTGAACGCCGCGGACCGGATCGCCGTCGTCGCGCCGGGGTCCGACAGAGGGACGGAAGCCGTCCAGCGGACGCACGAGCGCCTCGCCGACGTCGGAGCCGAGGCGTCGCTCGTGGTCGCGGTCCGCGGCGACGGGGTCGGTGACCTGTCGATCCCGGCGACGAAAGCGACTGACGCCGCGGCGGCCCCCGCGTGTCTCGGCGCGACCGGCGCGTTCGCGACCGCGATCGAGCGGGTCGCCGCCGCGGCGGTCGGCGAGGAGATCGTCGTGCCCGAAGCGGACAGCGGCTTCCTGGGAACGGTCGGGGAGTACGTGGGCCGATAA